A stretch of DNA from Kwoniella mangroviensis CBS 8507 chromosome 1 map unlocalized Ctg01, whole genome shotgun sequence:
TCAAGTATGGCATGCTCTTTTTTCATTCAATGACGTGCAGGGATATAAAGGGGAAGGAATTAGAAACATCAGCAAACAAATCGGTATAAGCCAAGGCTGATCTTCACGAAGCCATTGGACCAGAAGAAATAGAAGAAAACGACCAATTCTGAAGAACGGGAGAAAAATCAACTTGATTCGCTGCATTTTCAGTATGGAACAAGCTCTTGACGAGATGTACGATCAGAGCGGGTATGATATCTGCCAAACACGtatcatcgatcaactcGAAGAGACGATTACGGCCGTTCGACAGACTAGGATCGATTATCTCAATAGATACTCCTACTCCATTCAGAGTGATTCGGATGCATGGCGGGGCTCTCAACAACGGGCGAGGGATGGGATCTCAACTTGGAACTCAGATATAATTCAAGTATGGGATCAACGAACGGCAGAGGATCTTCAGTCGAGGTTCGATGTTGAATTCCAGTCTCTGAAGAATGCAAGAAACGGTAATAGGCGGACTTGAATTTTACAATGAGTGTCACGATGTTATATTATCCGTTATATAGTATCCTTGCTCCATGCTTTActgcttcatcttcttctgtacTTCATCCTAAAATTGAGTAGAGCATCATGCAATGACTTGGTAGCTGATATAGCCTCACTTGACGTGTCCTGTGTACCGATGCTGTCTATTATCCCCCTGAAAGTGCTAGCAAGACAGGTCAGGTCAGATTGCAGCTGATACTGTAGTTAATCCAGATCACGAAATCGAAATGGGGCTGACGGGGACGCGGCGTTTCCCATATTCTATGACCGTCGGTGGAAGTTGGGAATGTTATGCCTCCATAAAGCAATGAAATCCGAAAGGGGATGCTCTTAATAGGAATTGCAACATTTGTACTGTAAATACACCGGTCAGTCGTAAGTCATCAGTCACACCCAGTACGACCTAGCTCTGGCTCGGTCACTTCCTTCCTGAAGATCGAGGACCCCAAGCATCAGATCAGTATCAAAACCCCGATCAGTGACAAAGTAGAGAAATGGAAACGAAAGATTGTGCGTCAATGATGTTACATCGTCGTCTACAATCTGATAATAAGGAAAACCTCTTTCAACCACTTCTCAAGGTGATCCTATCAAACGTAAGGCGTCGACAAAAGGTTTTGTGATCGTCAATAGAGACTCCCACGTGAAACAAACTCCCTCCCCTTCCCAAATCCAAATGCAAAAGTCAAATCCTAAAATCAAAAGAAACCGATATTGATTGCATTTGCATTTATACTTCTTCTTGAACAACGGTTGTTCGTTCGGAGATATAGATACCTAATTAAAGAGAAGCATAATGTAtcagatggatgagaatcaTCAGGTGTAGTCACGATaggaaactcaccatccaagaACTTTCGgatatccttctccttgactCTACATTTATCGGTGATGGAAGCGGCTGATTGGGAAACTTTCTCGATATCGTTACCGGAGATGAGGAGTTCATCCTTGACATCGGACATGGCAACGGTCACACCTTCGAGCATAGGACAATCTCGGACGAATTTCTCGCCCACTAAACATATCCAAAAAAAAGATATTTATCAGTAAGAGTAACGATGTCGAATTGGAAGgcgagggaaagaaaggtagaCTCTAACTCAAACTAACAGAAGTTTCGGATTTGGATGGATTTACCACCGTCACCTGGGATAGCGTTGATGGGGAAATGCGCGTAAACGAGTCTCATCTTGTAAAGGAATCCCTTGGTGACACCGGTGATCATGTTCTCAACCAAAGATTTGATGGTTCTAAGACAAGCGACGTGCTTTCGGGCACCGTGCCAGATGGTGAAGACAACTTGTTGAGACTTGGATTTCTTGACCTGAACGAAAGCGGAAAATTTCGTCAGCATAAAACCTTCATGAGAAATTGAGAATGACAAGTTGTTTAGATGCAAGTAGGACATCATTCAAAACCCCTGTTGATTCTTCCCCAAATTGTTCAATAGCATAATCGAAGTTTGGATTACGATTGAGATGTAACCACACGATGGAAAACCAGTATTCTGCTATTCCACCTTTCCGATATGATGCCTAAATCTACCTCACTCCCAACGCTTCGAGTACAACCTCTCTCCCATCCCTTCTACTGCTTCCCTTCCCGACCTGACCACCAGCCTCCTTCCCAAAAATCTCCAATGTCCCACTTGCATCTTATATCATTCCATCCGAGAGCACACTCACAAGTTGGATATCCATTTGGATGTGACCGACATTCTTTGTGATCTTTCCTCTGGGACCTTCAACAGTGATGTTTCTAGCCTTGAGGGCGACGGTGACACCCTCTGGAACGGTCAAAGTCTCAACGGAAGAGATGTCCTTCATTTTAATCTACAAGTGTACGTGTAtggtgttgttgttggtatgAGAAGGATGTTTGGCGATTTTGTTGATAGATTGATCAATGGATCGAACGTCgagcaagaaggaagataacAAATGAGCAGACAGGTCAgttcctctccttctttcttatGTGTGCTACCAAAAGGCTGAGCTTACGAGTTTTTAGTGTTgatggttgaagaaggtataggaTGATCTCTAACACCGATATCAACAATGATCGATACGATAGGATTGCACTGCACCACCAAGCAAGCAAGCAATCCAATGCTCTGCTGGCTGCAATACCATCTCCCATGCACACACACATCTCAAAAACTCAACAAGCTCACAGAAGCGGCGAATAGCGCCTGAGTGACATCGGTGATATGGTGGGTGGCAGAGTTTCGGTGATATGTTATCACCGATTGCCGCGgcgagtgagtgaagtgaTCTTCGTCCACCGTTATTCGCATAACTTCGGTTACAGTCAGAAGTTGGGTGACAATCCATGAACCATCTTGTACCCGCAATTGTATACATGAAGAcaatgatcatgatgggCCTTACCTTCACGTCAACGAGCAAAGGGACTTGTTTTTATCTACATATCTACGATGACCGTTCGGTACGTCAATCTTTCACTACACAGTAGTGAAGTTATCTACTATAGGTCTCATATAACCATCAGGTAATCTATCGACCAATCCCCTTCTTTTCACTTCCGTCTtcatatcatcccattccctaTACGAGGTGACCATCTCATGTTCCTCCGAGAGCTGGGGTATAATATTCCTGTAGTTGTGTCTTCGCCTCAGTACATCACTCTGCGCCCGAAACATATCTTCGAGCGTGATTCTATATTGACTCTGAAAGGACGATTCACCATACCTTGAAGAAGGGTATGCATTCGGATACATCATTTTC
This window harbors:
- a CDS encoding 60S ribosomal protein uL6; the protein is MKDISSVETLTVPEGVTVALKARNITVEGPRGKITKNVGHIQMDIQLVKKSKSQQVVFTIWHGARKHVACLRTIKSLVENMITGVTKGFLYKMRLVYAHFPINAIPGDGGKSIQIRNFLGEKFVRDCPMLEGVTVAMSDVKDELLISGNDIEKVSQSAASITDKCRVKEKDIRKFLDGIYISERTTVVQEEV